In one Chelmon rostratus isolate fCheRos1 chromosome 7, fCheRos1.pri, whole genome shotgun sequence genomic region, the following are encoded:
- the wdr62 gene encoding WD repeat-containing protein 62 isoform X3 — protein sequence MAEGADCGSVNTAKRRQPAGRKSRSSQQKKTFSSRVSLEKVLGISTASGSGLTSDPNSGLIAYPAGCVIVLLHPKKNKQSHIINTSRKPFSALAFSHDGKHLVTGESGHMPCVRVWEVGGAQVAEVQSHKYGVSCVAFSTNSCYIVSVGYQHDMTVSVWDWRKGSIIASNKVSSRVFAVSFSQDNSYFVTAGNRHVKFWYLDASKERRVNSTVPLIGRSGLLGDHKNSTFSGAACGRGLMACNTYCITSSGLLCLFNRSRQLEAWVNLKTSSASCLVVSADFVFCGCADGVIRVFSPSNLQYISTLHRPHRLGVDLTQSVQHGLLPASPGAQYPDTLALTFDPAAKHLTCVYNDHSVYVWDVKDMRNVGKLYSALYHSSSVWSVEVYPELSDASQACLPPSSFLTCSSDNTVRLWHADPPARHTNLYSNDLLRILYVGENTQHLQAEGERGESAGADGKAGIRVLAISPDGQHLAAGDRCGNLRIFGLEFLDELVKIEAHDSEVLCLAFSPTSTGVKLLASASRDRLIHVFSLEKNYSLEQTLNDHSASITAVKFTGESPEVRMVSCGADKSIYFQTAEQTAEGLSFSRSHHVVEKTTLYDMDLDSSRTHVAIACQDRNIRVYNVETGKLKKCLKGSSSDEGALLKVQMDPSGSFFATSCSDKNITIFDYESGECVATLFGHSEIVTCMRFSQDCRHLITVSGDSCVFVWRLDSHMTSIMRKRRGLRPAAAAETCSRKQQNIRRETFITVPSCQLPLMEEEEEEEARIRTPDRLDSAQDPPLLQTNGKLPMWFRKLQGQGEASAAVQSDAKPRQVRSRWAEQLDPLIICSSFSPSQMEEEEEEEEDFHPQSLDSLLGEEVEEEEDGEEEKENPGEDRSSYILYPDTTDTTTDREFDVEGVTDPRQSLTRLEVKGQGAESMWSTELSPDSACSEGSAGSLEQQHDADTDSLSQGSSVGSLCLEDDDDRNSLKNHFDTLASSLPDEKFDTDPKTLQPPEEKHFLNPRLSISTRFLSRFQDRIKTWPSRAPPPVSIPTRISEESNVSNTSVNSESSSEVASSDSTQKQNTNGGVRCSHSILRRRASCMISHQPLRRTTRRRHTVVVVQCRETLPDITTAAHTSSMTSAVQQGAPRLGYLGTTASSRAKLSQDPPTFSTSLQEEEERLSSSSDLQPPAPDQDRTSSGVVQKSQCDVPAASPQASATPTEVMPPGEVGRWSVSSVEETPTNQSQTLIQTPATSTDTPTSCDISSGTASRMEDSPGGSETRIQNDPGSGDEESVSLLQCQQVADELRQTARRAAHLYRQLGVLVDSSETRLQMSSVLQEAFDVVHSELQAVLRGGDGRGGGEAAGTLSLLEKYSEQLVQMTRNKLNRI from the exons ATGGCAGAGGGAGCGGACTGCGGTTCAGTTAACACCGCAAAGAGGAGGCAACCGGCGGGGAGGAAGAGCCGATCGAGCCAGCAGAAGAAGACCTTCAGCAGCCGG gtGAGTCTGGAGAAAGTTTTGGGTATCAGCACAGCCAGTGGCAGcggtttgacctctgaccccaacTCTGGGCTCATTGCCTATCCTGCAGG gTGCGTCATCGTGCTGCTTCACCCGAAGAAGAACAAGCAGAGTCACATCATCAACACGTCCAG GAAACCCTTCAGTGCTCTGGCCTTCTCTCATGACGGCAAACACCTGGTCACTGGTGAG agcgGTCACATGCCCTGTGTGCGGGTGTGGGAGGTGGGTGGAGCTCAGGTAGCCGAGGTTCAGTCTCATAAATATGGAGTTTCCTGTGTGGCGTTCTCCACCAACAGCTGCTACATCGTCTCCGTGGGATACCAACACGACATGACCGTTAGTGTGTGGGACTGGAGG AAAGGTTCGATCATCGCCTCCAACAAAGTGTCCAGCAGAGTGTTCgccgtctctttctctcaggaCAACAGCTACTTTGTCACCGCAGGAAACAGACACGTCAAGTTCTGGTACCTGGATGCCTCTAAAGAACGACGG GTGAACAGCACGGTGCCTCTGATTGGTCGGTCAGGGCTGCTAGGCGACCATAAGAACAGTACGTTCAGTGGGGCGGCGTGTGGGCGTGGCCTCATGGCGTGCAACACTTACTGCATCACCAGCTCCGGCTTGCTGTGTCTGTTTAACCGCAGCCGACAGCTGGAGGCCTGGGTCAACCTCAAG ACGTCATCGGCGAGCTGTCTGGTGGTCAGTGCAGACTTCGTCTTCTGTGGTTGTGCTGACGGTGTGATCAGAGTCTTCAGCCCGTCCAACCTGCAGTACATCAGCACTCTGCACCGACCGCACCGGCTGGGCGTCGACCTCACCCAGAGCGTACAGCACGG CCTGTTACCCGCCAGTCCTGGTGCCCAGTACCCCGACACGCTGGCTCTGACCTTCGACCCCGCCGCCAAACACCTGACCTGCGTGTACAACGAccacagtgtgtatgtgtgggacGTTAAAGATATGAGGAACGTGGGGAAGCTGTACTCTGCTCTGTaccacagcagctctgtgtggagcGTCGAA gtgtaTCCAGAGCTGTCAGACGCATCTCAGGCCTGTCTGCCCCCatcctccttcctcacctgctCGTCCGATAACACCGTCAGACTGTGGCACGCCGACCCCCCCGCCAGACACACGAACCTCTACAGCAAC gaCCTGCTGAGGATCTTGTATGTGGGGGAGAACACGCAGCACCTGcaggcagagggggagaggggggagtcAGCGGGGGCTGATGGGAAGGCTGGGATCAGAGTGTTGGCGATCAGTCCTGATGGACAACACCTGGCAGCTGGAGACCGCTGTGGAAACCTGCG tATCTTTGGTCTGGAGTTTCTGGACGAGCTGGTGAAGATTGAGGCTCATGACTCGGAGGTGTTGTGTCTGGCGTTCTCTCCCACATCCACAG GTGTGAAGCTGTTGGCGTCGGCCAGCAGGGATCGACTGATCCACGTCTTCAGCCTGGAGAAGAACTACAGTCTGGAACAGACTCTGAACGACCACTCCGCCTCCATCACTGCCGTCAAGTTCACAG GTGAGAGTCCAGAGGTTCGAATGGTGAGCTGTGGAGCAGACAAAAGCATCTACTTCCAGACGGCTGAGCAG ACGGCGGAGGGCTTGTCGTTCTCCAGGAGTCACCACGTGGTGGAGAAGACGACGCTGTACGACATGGACCTGGACTCGTCGAGGACGCACGTCGCCATCGCCTGTCAGGACCGAAACATCAG gGTGTACAACGTGGAAACCGGGAAGCTGAAGAAGTGTTTGAAAGGCTCGTCCAGCGATGAAGGAGCTCTGCTGAAG GTTCAGATGGATCCGTCGGGGTCGTTCTTCGCCACCAGCTGCTCCGATAAAAACATCACCATCTTTGACTACGAGTCGGGGGAGTGTGTCGCCACCCTGTTCGGACACTCCG AGATCGTCACCTGCATGAGGTTCAGCCAGGACTGCAGACACCTCATCACTGTGTCAGGAGACAG ctgtgtgttcGTGTGGCGGTTGGACTCTCACATGACCAGCATCATGAGGAAGAGGCGTGGCCTCAGGCCGGCCGCCGCAGCTGAAACCTGCAGCCGcaaacagcagaacatcag GAGAGAGACCTTCATCACCGTAccctcctgtcagctgcctctgatggaggaagaggaggaggaagaggctcGCATCAGAACTCCAGACAGACTGGACTCAGCtcaag atcCTCCGCTGCTTCAAACCAACGGAAAACTGCCCATGTGGTTCAGAAAACTG cagggTCAGGGCGAAGCCTCCGCTGCCGTCCAATCAGACGCCAAGCCTCGTCAGGTTCGGAGTCGGTGGGCGGAGCAGCTGGACCCTCTGATCATCTGCTCCAGCTTCAGCCCGAgtcagatggaggaggaggaagaggaggaggaagacttcCACCCTCAGAGTCTGGACAGTCTGCTGGgcgaggaggtggaggaggaggaagatggagaggaggagaaggag AATCCAGGTGAGGACAGGAGCAGCTACATCCTCTACCCCGACACCACTGACACCACCACTGACAG GGAGTTTGACGTTGAGGGCGTCACTGACCCTCGGCAGTCTCTGACCAggctggaggtcaaaggtcagggggCGGAGTCAATGTGGAGCACTGAGCTGAGTCCAGACTCGGCCTGCTCTGAAGGCTCAGCAGGAagtctggagcagcagcacgATGCCG acaCGGACTCCCTCAGTCAGGGCAGCTCTGTGGGCAGTTTGTGTCTGGAGGACGACGACGACAGAAACTCTCTGAAGAACCACTTTGATACTCTGGCCTCCAGTCTGCCCGACG aGAAGTTCGACACGGACCCGAAGACTCTACAGCCTCCGGAGGAAAAGCACTTCCTGAACCCTCGACTCAGCATCTCCACCCGCTTCCTGTCCAGATTCCAGGACAGAATCAA GACGTGGCCGAGCCGAGCTCCGCCTCCTGTCTCAATCCCAACCAGGATCTCAGAGGAGAGCAACGTCAGCAACACATCG gtgaaCTCGGAGTCGAGCAGCGAGGTCGCCTCATCGGACTCGACtcagaaacaaaacactaaCGGTGGAG tgAGATGCAGCCACTCAATCCTCCGTCGTAGAGCTTCCTGTAtgatttcccatcagcccctccGCCGCACAACACGCCGACGACACACTGTGGTGGTCGTCCAGTGCAGAGAAACgctgccag ACATCACCACTGCGGCCCACACCAGCAGCATGACGTCTGcagtccagcagggggcgcctCGGCTCGGATACCTGGGAACCACCGCCAGCTCCAGAGCAAAACTGAGCCAGGACCCACCCaccttctccacctccctccaggaggaggaggagcgccTGTCCTCCTCCTCGGACCTCCAGCCTCCCGCCCCCGACCAGGACCGGACCAGCAG CGGCGTCGTCCAGAAGTCTCAGTGTGACGTACCTGCAGCCAGCCCGCAGGCGTCGGCCACGCCCACCGAGGTGATGCCGCCGGGCGAAGTCGGGAGGTGGAGCGTCAGCAGCGTGGAGGAGACGCCGACCAATCAAAGCCAAACCCTCATCCAAACTCCCGCCACCTCCACGGACACGCCCACATCCTGTGACATTAGCAGCGGCACCGCCTCCAGGATGGAGGACAGTCCAGGAGGATCCGAGACCAGAATCCAGAATGATCCAG GTTCGGGTGATGAAGAGTCGGTCAGTCTGCTGCAGTGTCAGCAGGTCGCAGACGAgctgagacagacagcgagacGAGCCGCGCACCTTTACCGACAG CTCGGCGTCTTGGTCGACAGCTCAGAGACGCGTCTTCAGATGTCGTCCGTCCTTCAGGAGGCGTTCGATGTCGttcactctgagctgcaggcgGTGCTGCGGGGCGGAGACGGGCGGGGCGGCGGCGAGGCCGCTGGGACGTTGTCTCTGCTGGAGAAATACTCCGAGCAGCTGGTTCAGATGACCCGGAACAAACTGAACCGCATCTGA
- the wdr62 gene encoding WD repeat-containing protein 62 isoform X4 — MCVCVCVCVCVCVCVCVCVCVCVCVCVCVCVCVCVCVCVCVLFQVSLEKVLGISTASGSGLTSDPNSGLIAYPAGCVIVLLHPKKNKQSHIINTSRKPFSALAFSHDGKHLVTGESGHMPCVRVWEVGGAQVAEVQSHKYGVSCVAFSTNSCYIVSVGYQHDMTVSVWDWRKGSIIASNKVSSRVFAVSFSQDNSYFVTAGNRHVKFWYLDASKERRVNSTVPLIGRSGLLGDHKNSTFSGAACGRGLMACNTYCITSSGLLCLFNRSRQLEAWVNLKTSSASCLVVSADFVFCGCADGVIRVFSPSNLQYISTLHRPHRLGVDLTQSVQHGLLPASPGAQYPDTLALTFDPAAKHLTCVYNDHSVYVWDVKDMRNVGKLYSALYHSSSVWSVEVYPELSDASQACLPPSSFLTCSSDNTVRLWHADPPARHTNLYSNDLLRILYVGENTQHLQAEGERGESAGADGKAGIRVLAISPDGQHLAAGDRCGNLRIFGLEFLDELVKIEAHDSEVLCLAFSPTSTGVKLLASASRDRLIHVFSLEKNYSLEQTLNDHSASITAVKFTGESPEVRMVSCGADKSIYFQTAEQTAEGLSFSRSHHVVEKTTLYDMDLDSSRTHVAIACQDRNIRVYNVETGKLKKCLKGSSSDEGALLKVQMDPSGSFFATSCSDKNITIFDYESGECVATLFGHSEIVTCMRFSQDCRHLITVSGDSCVFVWRLDSHMTSIMRKRRGLRPAAAAETCSRKQQNIRRETFITVPSCQLPLMEEEEEEEARIRTPDRLDSAQDPPLLQTNGKLPMWFRKLQGQGEASAAVQSDAKPRQVRSRWAEQLDPLIICSSFSPSQMEEEEEEEEDFHPQSLDSLLGEEVEEEEDGEEEKENPGEDRSSYILYPDTTDTTTDREFDVEGVTDPRQSLTRLEVKGQGAESMWSTELSPDSACSEGSAGSLEQQHDADTDSLSQGSSVGSLCLEDDDDRNSLKNHFDTLASSLPDEKFDTDPKTLQPPEEKHFLNPRLSISTRFLSRFQDRIKTWPSRAPPPVSIPTRISEESNVSNTSVNSESSSEVASSDSTQKQNTNGGDITTAAHTSSMTSAVQQGAPRLGYLGTTASSRAKLSQDPPTFSTSLQEEEERLSSSSDLQPPAPDQDRTSSGVVQKSQCDVPAASPQASATPTEVMPPGEVGRWSVSSVEETPTNQSQTLIQTPATSTDTPTSCDISSGTASRMEDSPGGSETRIQNDPGSGDEESVSLLQCQQVADELRQTARRAAHLYRQLGVLVDSSETRLQMSSVLQEAFDVVHSELQAVLRGGDGRGGGEAAGTLSLLEKYSEQLVQMTRNKLNRI, encoded by the exons atgtgtgtgtgtgtgtgtgtgtgtgtgtgtgtgtgtgtgtgtgtgtgtgtgtgtgtgtgtgtgtgtgtgtgtgtgtgtgtgtgtgtgtgtgtgtgtgtgtgtgtgtgtgtgtgtgtgtgtgttttgtttcaggtGAGTCTGGAGAAAGTTTTGGGTATCAGCACAGCCAGTGGCAGcggtttgacctctgaccccaacTCTGGGCTCATTGCCTATCCTGCAGG gTGCGTCATCGTGCTGCTTCACCCGAAGAAGAACAAGCAGAGTCACATCATCAACACGTCCAG GAAACCCTTCAGTGCTCTGGCCTTCTCTCATGACGGCAAACACCTGGTCACTGGTGAG agcgGTCACATGCCCTGTGTGCGGGTGTGGGAGGTGGGTGGAGCTCAGGTAGCCGAGGTTCAGTCTCATAAATATGGAGTTTCCTGTGTGGCGTTCTCCACCAACAGCTGCTACATCGTCTCCGTGGGATACCAACACGACATGACCGTTAGTGTGTGGGACTGGAGG AAAGGTTCGATCATCGCCTCCAACAAAGTGTCCAGCAGAGTGTTCgccgtctctttctctcaggaCAACAGCTACTTTGTCACCGCAGGAAACAGACACGTCAAGTTCTGGTACCTGGATGCCTCTAAAGAACGACGG GTGAACAGCACGGTGCCTCTGATTGGTCGGTCAGGGCTGCTAGGCGACCATAAGAACAGTACGTTCAGTGGGGCGGCGTGTGGGCGTGGCCTCATGGCGTGCAACACTTACTGCATCACCAGCTCCGGCTTGCTGTGTCTGTTTAACCGCAGCCGACAGCTGGAGGCCTGGGTCAACCTCAAG ACGTCATCGGCGAGCTGTCTGGTGGTCAGTGCAGACTTCGTCTTCTGTGGTTGTGCTGACGGTGTGATCAGAGTCTTCAGCCCGTCCAACCTGCAGTACATCAGCACTCTGCACCGACCGCACCGGCTGGGCGTCGACCTCACCCAGAGCGTACAGCACGG CCTGTTACCCGCCAGTCCTGGTGCCCAGTACCCCGACACGCTGGCTCTGACCTTCGACCCCGCCGCCAAACACCTGACCTGCGTGTACAACGAccacagtgtgtatgtgtgggacGTTAAAGATATGAGGAACGTGGGGAAGCTGTACTCTGCTCTGTaccacagcagctctgtgtggagcGTCGAA gtgtaTCCAGAGCTGTCAGACGCATCTCAGGCCTGTCTGCCCCCatcctccttcctcacctgctCGTCCGATAACACCGTCAGACTGTGGCACGCCGACCCCCCCGCCAGACACACGAACCTCTACAGCAAC gaCCTGCTGAGGATCTTGTATGTGGGGGAGAACACGCAGCACCTGcaggcagagggggagaggggggagtcAGCGGGGGCTGATGGGAAGGCTGGGATCAGAGTGTTGGCGATCAGTCCTGATGGACAACACCTGGCAGCTGGAGACCGCTGTGGAAACCTGCG tATCTTTGGTCTGGAGTTTCTGGACGAGCTGGTGAAGATTGAGGCTCATGACTCGGAGGTGTTGTGTCTGGCGTTCTCTCCCACATCCACAG GTGTGAAGCTGTTGGCGTCGGCCAGCAGGGATCGACTGATCCACGTCTTCAGCCTGGAGAAGAACTACAGTCTGGAACAGACTCTGAACGACCACTCCGCCTCCATCACTGCCGTCAAGTTCACAG GTGAGAGTCCAGAGGTTCGAATGGTGAGCTGTGGAGCAGACAAAAGCATCTACTTCCAGACGGCTGAGCAG ACGGCGGAGGGCTTGTCGTTCTCCAGGAGTCACCACGTGGTGGAGAAGACGACGCTGTACGACATGGACCTGGACTCGTCGAGGACGCACGTCGCCATCGCCTGTCAGGACCGAAACATCAG gGTGTACAACGTGGAAACCGGGAAGCTGAAGAAGTGTTTGAAAGGCTCGTCCAGCGATGAAGGAGCTCTGCTGAAG GTTCAGATGGATCCGTCGGGGTCGTTCTTCGCCACCAGCTGCTCCGATAAAAACATCACCATCTTTGACTACGAGTCGGGGGAGTGTGTCGCCACCCTGTTCGGACACTCCG AGATCGTCACCTGCATGAGGTTCAGCCAGGACTGCAGACACCTCATCACTGTGTCAGGAGACAG ctgtgtgttcGTGTGGCGGTTGGACTCTCACATGACCAGCATCATGAGGAAGAGGCGTGGCCTCAGGCCGGCCGCCGCAGCTGAAACCTGCAGCCGcaaacagcagaacatcag GAGAGAGACCTTCATCACCGTAccctcctgtcagctgcctctgatggaggaagaggaggaggaagaggctcGCATCAGAACTCCAGACAGACTGGACTCAGCtcaag atcCTCCGCTGCTTCAAACCAACGGAAAACTGCCCATGTGGTTCAGAAAACTG cagggTCAGGGCGAAGCCTCCGCTGCCGTCCAATCAGACGCCAAGCCTCGTCAGGTTCGGAGTCGGTGGGCGGAGCAGCTGGACCCTCTGATCATCTGCTCCAGCTTCAGCCCGAgtcagatggaggaggaggaagaggaggaggaagacttcCACCCTCAGAGTCTGGACAGTCTGCTGGgcgaggaggtggaggaggaggaagatggagaggaggagaaggag AATCCAGGTGAGGACAGGAGCAGCTACATCCTCTACCCCGACACCACTGACACCACCACTGACAG GGAGTTTGACGTTGAGGGCGTCACTGACCCTCGGCAGTCTCTGACCAggctggaggtcaaaggtcagggggCGGAGTCAATGTGGAGCACTGAGCTGAGTCCAGACTCGGCCTGCTCTGAAGGCTCAGCAGGAagtctggagcagcagcacgATGCCG acaCGGACTCCCTCAGTCAGGGCAGCTCTGTGGGCAGTTTGTGTCTGGAGGACGACGACGACAGAAACTCTCTGAAGAACCACTTTGATACTCTGGCCTCCAGTCTGCCCGACG aGAAGTTCGACACGGACCCGAAGACTCTACAGCCTCCGGAGGAAAAGCACTTCCTGAACCCTCGACTCAGCATCTCCACCCGCTTCCTGTCCAGATTCCAGGACAGAATCAA GACGTGGCCGAGCCGAGCTCCGCCTCCTGTCTCAATCCCAACCAGGATCTCAGAGGAGAGCAACGTCAGCAACACATCG gtgaaCTCGGAGTCGAGCAGCGAGGTCGCCTCATCGGACTCGACtcagaaacaaaacactaaCGGTGGAG ACATCACCACTGCGGCCCACACCAGCAGCATGACGTCTGcagtccagcagggggcgcctCGGCTCGGATACCTGGGAACCACCGCCAGCTCCAGAGCAAAACTGAGCCAGGACCCACCCaccttctccacctccctccaggaggaggaggagcgccTGTCCTCCTCCTCGGACCTCCAGCCTCCCGCCCCCGACCAGGACCGGACCAGCAG CGGCGTCGTCCAGAAGTCTCAGTGTGACGTACCTGCAGCCAGCCCGCAGGCGTCGGCCACGCCCACCGAGGTGATGCCGCCGGGCGAAGTCGGGAGGTGGAGCGTCAGCAGCGTGGAGGAGACGCCGACCAATCAAAGCCAAACCCTCATCCAAACTCCCGCCACCTCCACGGACACGCCCACATCCTGTGACATTAGCAGCGGCACCGCCTCCAGGATGGAGGACAGTCCAGGAGGATCCGAGACCAGAATCCAGAATGATCCAG GTTCGGGTGATGAAGAGTCGGTCAGTCTGCTGCAGTGTCAGCAGGTCGCAGACGAgctgagacagacagcgagacGAGCCGCGCACCTTTACCGACAG CTCGGCGTCTTGGTCGACAGCTCAGAGACGCGTCTTCAGATGTCGTCCGTCCTTCAGGAGGCGTTCGATGTCGttcactctgagctgcaggcgGTGCTGCGGGGCGGAGACGGGCGGGGCGGCGGCGAGGCCGCTGGGACGTTGTCTCTGCTGGAGAAATACTCCGAGCAGCTGGTTCAGATGACCCGGAACAAACTGAACCGCATCTGA